The sequence GAGTTTACCCAGCTGGGCGAGGATTTCCTCGAGGCCACCATGCCGGTCGATGGCCGCACCCGGCAGCCGTTCGGGCTGTTGCACGGCGGGGCGTCGGTGGTGCTGGCGGAATCGATGGGATCGATGGCCGGTTACCTGTGCAGCGAGGGCGAGCAGAAAGTGGTGGGGCTGGAGATCAACGCCAACCACCTGCGCGCGGTGTTCGATGGCCAGGTGCGCGGGGTGTGCCGCGCACTGCACGTTGGCCGCCGTCATCAGGTGTGGCAAATCGAGATCTTCGACGCGCGCGATCGGCT comes from Serratia sarumanii and encodes:
- the menI gene encoding 1,4-dihydroxy-2-naphthoyl-CoA hydrolase, whose product is MKLWKRETSLEQLNRAGDGCMVSHVGIEFTQLGEDFLEATMPVDGRTRQPFGLLHGGASVVLAESMGSMAGYLCSEGEQKVVGLEINANHLRAVFDGQVRGVCRALHVGRRHQVWQIEIFDARDRLCCTSRLTTAVID